The region CATCTTCTGGTGCTGCAAAGTTGGGCCTGTTTGGTTGCACCCGCATAagtattaaacacacacacacgttgaatAAGTGGAACCCTCCAGATAAAATCaacgaaggttgaatcagtttatctggatacaacgtttattcaaCCTtcttctggatacaatgtttattatataaatgttgtatccagatgaactgatgcaactttcttctggatacaacgtttattatataaaggttgtatccagatgaaccgattcagccttcttctggatacaatgtttattgtatAAAGGTtggatccagatgaaccgattcagccttcttctggatacaatgtttattatataaaggttgtatccagatgaaccgattcaaccttcttctggatacaatgtttattatataaacgttgtatccagatgaactgatgcaactttcttctggatacaacgtttattataTAAAGGTtggatccagatgaaccgattcagccttcttctggatacaatgtttattgtatAAAGGTtggatccagatgaaccgatgcaACCTtcttctggatacaatgtttattgtatAAAGGTtggatccagatgaaccgattcagccttcttctggatacaatgtttattgtatAAAGGTtggatccagatgaaccgatgcaACCTtcttctggatacaatgtttattaaaTAAAGGTtggatccagatgaaccgatgcaACCTtcttctggatacaatgtttattatataaacgttgtatccagatgaaccgattcaaccttcttctggatacaatgttatataaacgttgtatccagatgaaccgattcaaccttcttctggatacaatgtttattatataaacgttgtatccagatgaaccgattcaaccttcttctggatacaatgtttattatataaacgttgcatccagatgaaccgattcaaccttcttctggatacaatgtttattatataaacgttgtatccagatgaaccgattcaaccttcttctggatacaatgtttattatataaacgttgtatccagatgaaccgattcaaccttcttctggatacaatgtttattatataaacgttgcatccagatgaaccgatgcaACTTtcttctggatacaatgtttattatataaacgttgcatccagatgaactgattcagccttcttctggatacaatgtttattataTAAAGGTTGGattcagatgaaccgattcaaccttcttctggatacaatgtttattgtatAAAGgttggatccagatgaactgattcaaccttctttgattttcttgcctggattattgagcacgcatcaagacactcGAGATAAAACTTTCCTTTTTATTTTCCAGTTGCTACTCACGCATTGACTCAGTCAGCAATGTTCTGCCATGCCGGCTCACGTTCTTTTGCTGCTACTCCTGTATTGCTTTTTTTCTTAAATATATACTCTTATTCTGCATACATATcaattaatatccatccatccattcattatccaaaccgcttatcctgctcttggggttgcggggatgctggagcctattccagcagtcattgggtggctttTATTGAAaccagtaaaaacaaaaaatacaattCACATTCAAAATCTCATTTAAAAGcgagacctggccaagacagcAGCAATTCAAAAATGTTACAGACACAGCCTgctattctatctatctatctatctatctatctatctatctatctatctatctatctatctatctatctatctatctatctatctatctatctatctatctatctatctatctatctatctatctgtctgtctgtctgtctgtctgtctgtctgtctgtctatttgtctgtctgtctgtctgtctgtctgtctgtctgtctgtctgtctatctatctatctatctatctatctatctatctatctatctatctatctatctatctatctatctatctatctatctatctatctatctatctatctatctatctatctatctatctatctatctatctatctatctatctgtctgtctgtctgtctgtctgtctgtctgtctgtctgtctgtctatctatgtatctatctatctgtctgtctgtctgtctatctatgtgtctgtctgtctgtctgtctgtctgtctatctatctatctatctatctatctatctatctatctatctatctatctatctatctatctatctatctatctatctatctatctatctatctatctatctatctatctatctatctgtcNNNNNNNNNNNNNNNNNNNNNNNNNNNNNNNNNNNNNNNNNNNNNNNNNNNNNNNNNNNNNNNNNNNNNNNNNNNNNNNNNNNNNNNNNNNNNNNNNNNNNNNNNNNNNNNNNNNNNNNNNNNNNNNNNNNNNNNNNNNNNNNNNNNNNNNNNNNNNNNNNNNNNNNNNNNNNNNNNNNNNNNNNNNNNNNNNNNNNNNNaccctaacctcaaccttaccctaacctcaacccttaccctaacctcaattcttaccctaaccttaacctaaactccatccttaccctaaccttaacccttaccctaacctcaagcctaaccctaacccttaccctaacctcaacccttaccctaacctcaacccttaccctaacctcaacccttaccctaacctcaacccttaccctaacctcaattcttaccctaacctcaactcttaacctaaccataacccttaccctaacctcaacccttacccttactctaacctcaacccttacccttaccccaacctcgttccttaccctaaacttaacccttaccttaaccctaactctTACCATAAcatcaaccctaaccttaacctaatcttgaCTCTTAAAccaggtcctaaccctaaaatagaatctcaaagaagtgaggaccagccaaaatatcctcactttgcaaaaatgacctcattctgatggttaaaaacacaAGTAGGCTGAAGTGAGGGCACACACtcgcacgcgtgcgcacacacacacacacacacacacacacacacacacacacacacacacacacacacacacacacacacacacacacacacacacacacacaccatgcgtGTCGATGGCCTAATTCAGCATACACGCTTGAAACCTGACACCATACCCAGACTGTGTGCGTTTGTCTGTAGGTGAGAGGGTtgtttatttgtgtatttgtgtgtgtatgtgtgtattgcaGGTTATCCTTTCCCCACTGCCCCGCCGGTGGATCCCTTTGCCAAGATCAAAGTCAGTGACTGTGGAATAACCAAGGGCTGCATCAGGTTGGACCAAtacaccatccacccatctatctatctatctatctatctatctatctatctatctatctatctatctatctatctatctatctatctatctatctatctatctatctatctatcggtccgtccgtccgtccgtccgtccgtccgtctgtctatctatctatctatcaaccccccctccctccttccctcagtcACATCTATTTTACCTGTGTATTACTTGGTAATTTCTGAGTAATGAATGGTCTGTACTTTAAAGGGCTACCCTTCTGTGTCCggctggtgtggcggtctattcccttgcctaccaacacggggatcgccggttcgaatccccgtgttacctctggcttggtcgggcgtccctacagacacaattggtctgtgggtgggaagccagatgtaggtatgtgtcctggtcgctgcactagcgcctcctctggtcggtcggggcgcctgttcaggggggagggggaactggggggggggtagcgtgatcctcccacgtgctacgtccccctggtgaaactcctcactgtcaggtgaaaagaagcggctggcgactccacatgtatgggaggaggcgtgtggtagtctgcagccctccccggatcggcagagggggtggagcagcgacccagatggctcagaagagtggggtaattggctgggtacagttggggagaatagggtggggggggggtaaaagaaaaAGGGCTACCTTTCCTTCCTGTCTTTCTCCAGTCCTCTCCctccattcctctccttgacagcTGTGACAGGAGTAAACTCAGGTCCTCAGCCAGCTGTGGGGTTTTCCTCCAGGCTCTTGTATCTTGGATGCTGCAGCTTCACTTGAACTGGTTCACTGAACTCCATGGACTCCGGGGACTTATCGAGCATCATCTGCAAACCATTTCTGTCTCCATGTTGACAAAACCTTTTCTTTCTGGGGTTCTCTCTCAAATAAAGTCTGAAAATGCTCCcaagaggaaaagaaaaatgtAACCGAGAGGAAAACGTCACCTGAATGACGTGCTTTACATGGGTGTTTATGTTTGTGCACATCCAGATATGGGAAGCCCGGGTGCGACGCGGAGACCTGCGACTACTTCCTGAGTTATCGTCGCATCGGGACGGATGTGGAGTATGAGATGAGCGCCGACACGGACGGTTGGCTGGCCGTGGGCTTTTCCTCGGACAAGAAGATGGTGAGCACCTGCAGGACCGCGCGTGCCGTTAGCCGTCAGGTGACCGGTACCCagacagcagacacatttgggcctaatctgggggcacttttggtacttatggctcagttacggcactggcaactgttgtgtgggccagacatggcccaaatgtcataagctgggcctgacttgggttacagcacatattaTGTGAGCCAGaggtggacctgtggctgagttgaggcagccacactcaccctgagtcaacgccgtcattcaaggccaaatgtgggccgtaagataactgcagatgtgggccatatttgggccaaagagtcTTTGCTCTCTGGGTAGTGTTTGAAGAGCAAGACAGATGATGGTAAGTCCATTAGAAACGGAGACGGTCAAGAAAGCACTCATCCCCCCTTAGAGTTTAGCTTCAAAATAACACACTCGCTATCTAACGTGGCCTTTGgtcttgcaaaaaaaataaatggccACAGTGAGTAATAACCATTATGTAATGATATGTAAAATCACAAGCTGAAATGCACTTGCCATTATTATAACATTTGGGTATATCCATGACCAATGAAAACATGGTGAGTCTGCATATCAAATCTAATTCTAGTGTTTGCAAACTCGTTGAATCGAAAACATTTTAGTTTTGAGAATTAAATGCACATCTAGCTTGAGCCTCCTTCATTCAGAAGCTCCAATGATCAATTTTAGAGCCAAAACAAAGCGTTTCCACTTCAGTGGTGTGCTGTGTAAATAAAGCGTCGCTGTATCCACAGAGGTCTCTGACGTTCTTAGTTAAAATGAACCTCTGGCGTTGCCCCTCCTAAACACAAGAGGGCGCCAAAGAGCCAGGGCTCCTTTAAAACGGGCCTACAAACATTTCTGTTCAGACAGACGTTTTCTTCTTACTCAGACTGTTTGTGCCTTTTCCCTGCTTCTGAACTTACACTACTTTGAGATTTTGTTTCAGTGAAAAGTGTGGTGTAAATGAATTGTAGTTATTATAAGTCGtaggtgtagtagtagtagtagtggtagtagtagaaatatcttATTAGTAGTatttttttgttcattttcatCACATTTTCTACAACAGACCTACTACATGATCCCTGTGCAGaaatctttcccccccccccctaatcaaGTATGTTGATTTTTTGTTCATAAAAAAACTTTCACTTCCTGTCATTGCTCTGTTCCCCAGGGGGGCGATGACGTCATGGGCTGCGTCCATGACGACAACGGGCGCGTGCGCATCCACCACTTCTACAACGTGGGCCAGTGGGCCAAGGAGATCAAGAGGAACCCGGCCAGGGACGAGGAGGGCATCTTCGAGAACAACCGGGTGACCTGCCGGTTCAAGCGCCCGCTCTACGTCCCCAGGGAGGAAACGCTGGTGGACTTGCACCTGTCGTGGTACTACCTGTTCGCCTGGGGGCCCGCTATACAAGGTGCGTGCTTGGACTGGTATAAGGCGGCGCTCTTTACTTTCAGAGAGGCCCAACGCATGAAATGAAAGGTCTGCAGATGCTTTTGTGGAAATAGTGACAAACAGCATTTGAGGTAATCATGTTTGACTAGccttagccctgtgatggcctggcggcctgtccagggtgtctccccgcctgccgcccaatggctgctgggataggctccagcatccccgccaccctgagaaaaggatgagtggtttggataatggatggatggatgattcaagATGggtcagcacggtggcgcagtgggtagtgcagtcgcctcgcagcaacaaggtcctgggttcgagccccgaggtagtccaaccttggggggtcatcccgggtcgtgctctgtgtggagtttgcacgttctccccgtgtctgcgtgggtttcctccgggtgctccggtttcctcccacagtccaaagacatgtaggtcaggtgaatcggccgtactagattgtccctaggtgtgtgtgtgtgttggccctatgatggcctggcggcctgtccagggtgtctccccgcctgcttggacaggctccagcatccccgtgaccctgagagcaggataagcggtttggataatggatggatggattttctttCGCCCCAGGCTTACATAACCACACTATCTTACTGTACCTTTGCCCCAACAGGTTCCATCACAAGGCACGACATCGACTCCCCGCCGGTCAGTGACCACATGATCAGTATTTACAAGTATGAGGACATCTTCATGCCATCCACCGCCTACCAGACCTTCAACTCTCCCTTCTGCCTGCTGCTCATTGTAGCCCTCACCTTCTACCTGCTGATGGGAACGCCCTAATAACAAGCGCCCCAACAGGACAGTgaagagacgagacgagacgaggcaATATACTTAAATCGCTGTTTATGTCGGACGCGACACCTTCAGTCGAGTGTGCCCTCTGCACAGAAAGACGCTGTTTTAGATAGATTAGCCAATATGGAGAGCTTATATTATCATAGCACTGAACTTAGAAGGGGGATCTCACTGATCACCGGGTGGACGCCACAGTGCCGTTATCAAGACCTGATCTCGGGCTTCGTGTAGACTCAGTATATTCAAACAGGAGTTCAGATAAAACTGTAGTATTATAGTTTTAGAAaggccagtgattttttttgttgtggaCTATTCATGTAAGCATACCTGTACTACCTAGAACTATATGAGCACTTCAGATACGCCAGTaagtagcccccccaccccccacccccacccacagctTGTTGATAGTCTGCATGCACCAGGACATAATCACCGAGAACAGTAAGGAATCGAACACGTGAGGGAAAACGTTCAGTACCACAAGGCGTTACAGGAAGACCGGGGGTCTTTTCCCCACG is a window of Lampris incognitus isolate fLamInc1 chromosome 9, fLamInc1.hap2, whole genome shotgun sequence DNA encoding:
- the LOC130118591 gene encoding DOMON domain-containing protein FRRS1L, producing MGETSGGAREEGPPIWEKPQEERGRRDPRYGRNLRRSEGGGTPDMGETSGGAREEGPPIWEKPQEERGRRDPRYGRNLRRSEGGGIPDMGETSGGAREEGPPIWEKPQEERGRRDPRYGRNLRRSEGGGTPDMGETSGGAREEGPPIWEKPQEERGRRDPRSSTGYPFPTAPPVDPFAKIKVSDCGITKGCIRYGKPGCDAETCDYFLSYRRIGTDVEYEMSADTDGWLAVGFSSDKKMGGDDVMGCVHDDNGRVRIHHFYNVGQWAKEIKRNPARDEEGIFENNRVTCRFKRPLYVPREETLVDLHLSWYYLFAWGPAIQGSITRHDIDSPPVSDHMISIYKYEDIFMPSTAYQTFNSPFCLLLIVALTFYLLMGTP